The following are encoded together in the Neomonachus schauinslandi chromosome X, ASM220157v2, whole genome shotgun sequence genome:
- the LOC110594282 gene encoding LOW QUALITY PROTEIN: eukaryotic translation initiation factor 1-like (The sequence of the model RefSeq protein was modified relative to this genomic sequence to represent the inferred CDS: deleted 1 base in 1 codon; substituted 1 base at 1 genomic stop codon), producing MSNIQNLHSFDPFADASKGDELLLAGTEDYIHIRIQQRNGRKTLTTVQGITDNYDKKKPVKAFKKKFACNGTVIEHPEYGEVIQLQGDXRKNISQFLVYTGLAKDDQLKVHGF from the exons ATGTCCAATATCCAGAACCTCCATTCTTTTGACCCCTTTGCTGATGCAAGTAAGGGTGATGAGCTGCTTCTTGCTGGCACTGAGGATTATATCCATATAAGAATTCAACAGAGGAATGGCAGGAAGACCCTTACTACTGTCCAAGGGATCACTGACAATTATGATAAAAAGAAACCAGTGAAGGCGTTTAAGAAGAAATTTGCCTGCAATGGTACTGTAATTGAGCATCCAGAATATGGAGAAGTAATTCAGCTACAGGGTGACTAGCGC AAGAACATATCCCAGTTCTTGGTATACACTGGACTGGCTAAGGATGACCAGCTGAAGGTTCATGGGTTTTAA